One window of the Methanocaldococcus vulcanius M7 genome contains the following:
- the cdhB gene encoding CO dehydrogenase/acetyl-CoA synthase complex subunit epsilon, with translation MDERFTAYIPTAGSNIAHAEITSPSLVKMMVKRAKNPILIIGENLEEDEKEAIIKFGEKFNIKMIKTPEDVNLVVLTKLLQRNEHDLALFTGITYYYLAQTITHLKQFSNVITISIDKYYQPNALYSFPNLSKDEYMDYLNKMLEG, from the coding sequence ATGGACGAAAGATTCACTGCTTATATTCCAACCGCAGGGAGTAATATTGCTCATGCAGAGATAACCTCCCCCTCCCTTGTTAAAATGATGGTAAAAAGAGCAAAAAATCCAATACTGATAATAGGAGAAAACTTGGAAGAAGACGAAAAAGAGGCAATAATAAAATTTGGGGAAAAATTCAATATTAAAATGATAAAAACACCAGAAGATGTTAATTTAGTTGTGTTAACAAAATTATTACAAAGAAATGAACATGATCTTGCCCTATTTACTGGAATAACCTACTACTATTTAGCACAAACAATAACTCACTTAAAACAGTTTTCAAATGTAATAACAATCTCTATTGATAAATATTATCAACCAAACGCACTTTATTCATTTCCAAATCTAAGCAAGGATGAGTATATGGATTACTTAAATAAGATGTTAGAGGGATAA
- a CDS encoding vWA domain-containing protein: MIIKYDKYDKMVWERCKDKITFHISEKDTEIIFYLFFKYEVELLDDSEIIRKIINDRKFKHIKTITTLDENYSIIATEFFCEKFKELKEKSREEDLSDIFDELESYMENISYSLGCFGSGCGYRSYTDPTKKLELAEKLLKNKKLKEFIKLLGTFRRISLKKAKRRIKHFSGEKYSTTCGNSLTNLLSCEYKNFTDEMLFVDLLRRYNENKLLNYKILDNIKNHGDFVICLDLSGSMRGNKEIWAKAVSLCLIEASLKRGKRCVVIIFDDGVRETKIFEKNIHFKEVLDFASVFYGGGTNFEKPLREALKFNGDVVFITDGECEIPLDMLNEIKKEKEKKEIKIYSLCINTKPTITLKNISDVVLTIYELNSKVAEQIFDMII; this comes from the coding sequence ATGATAATAAAGTATGATAAATACGATAAGATGGTATGGGAGCGTTGTAAGGATAAAATAACTTTTCATATAAGTGAAAAAGATACCGAGATAATATTCTATCTATTTTTTAAATATGAGGTTGAATTATTGGATGATTCTGAAATAATCAGAAAAATAATTAATGATAGGAAATTTAAACATATTAAAACGATCACGACCTTAGATGAGAATTATTCAATAATTGCCACTGAGTTTTTTTGTGAAAAATTTAAAGAATTAAAAGAGAAAAGTAGAGAGGAAGATTTAAGTGATATATTTGATGAATTAGAGAGTTATATGGAGAACATTTCATATTCTTTGGGTTGTTTTGGTTCAGGTTGTGGTTATAGATCCTACACCGATCCAACAAAAAAATTAGAACTTGCTGAAAAATTATTAAAAAATAAAAAATTAAAGGAATTCATAAAATTACTTGGCACATTTAGAAGGATCTCCTTAAAAAAGGCAAAAAGAAGGATAAAACATTTCTCAGGTGAGAAGTATTCAACAACATGCGGGAACAGTTTAACAAACTTACTATCCTGCGAATATAAAAATTTCACAGATGAAATGTTATTTGTTGATTTATTAAGGAGATATAATGAAAATAAATTATTAAATTACAAAATATTGGATAATATAAAAAATCATGGAGATTTTGTCATATGCTTAGATTTAAGTGGATCTATGAGGGGGAATAAAGAAATCTGGGCAAAGGCCGTTTCTTTATGTTTAATAGAGGCGTCATTAAAGAGAGGGAAGAGATGTGTTGTTATAATATTTGATGACGGTGTTAGGGAAACAAAGATATTTGAAAAAAACATACATTTTAAAGAGGTTTTGGACTTTGCATCAGTGTTTTACGGCGGAGGGACAAATTTTGAAAAACCATTGAGAGAGGCGTTAAAATTTAATGGAGATGTTGTTTTTATAACAGATGGAGAGTGTGAAATACCATTAGATATGTTAAATGAGATAAAAAAAGAAAAAGAAAAAAAAGAAATAAAGATATATTCCTTATGTATAAACACTAAGCCGACGATTACTTTAAAAAACATATCAGATGTTGTTTTAACCATTTATGAATTAAATTCAAAAGTGGCTGAGCAGATCTTTGATATGATCATTTGA
- a CDS encoding armadillo/beta-catenin-like repeat-containing protein, with translation MKCNYKKKLRLNYGEEEKLKVLMEIYKMNADEIVNLNIIDDIFELLTSTKERGFEDIISPHYMFDSKNRDIIILCIKIIEKVGVKYPDLVFTYIPYLIKLLDSEFEEIKFTSAEALANIPSKLTIYAYPKIIKKLNNEIYAKTLVKIIKKSENKEAILLKLFENFNENALYVIRELSEYNRMLIYEFIPLILKRYGVKEAKNILNLVK, from the coding sequence ATGAAATGTAATTATAAAAAGAAACTGAGGTTGAATTATGGAGAAGAGGAAAAATTAAAAGTATTGATGGAGATATACAAAATGAATGCTGATGAAATCGTAAATCTAAATATTATTGATGATATTTTTGAGTTATTGACATCAACAAAAGAGAGAGGATTTGAAGATATAATATCTCCACATTATATGTTTGATTCAAAAAATAGAGATATTATTATACTTTGTATAAAAATTATTGAGAAAGTTGGTGTTAAATATCCTGATTTAGTGTTTACATATATTCCTTACTTAATAAAACTTTTAGATAGCGAGTTTGAAGAAATAAAATTTACAAGTGCAGAAGCATTGGCAAATATTCCATCAAAATTGACAATATATGCTTATCCAAAGATTATAAAAAAACTAAATAATGAAATCTATGCTAAAACTCTTGTAAAAATCATAAAAAAGTCAGAAAACAAAGAAGCAATTTTATTGAAGTTATTTGAAAATTTTAATGAAAATGCCTTGTATGTTATAAGAGAGTTATCTGAATACAACAGAATGTTAATATATGAGTTTATTCCACTTATATTAAAAAGATATGGAGTAAAAGAGGCAAAAAACATTTTAAATCTCGTAAAATAG
- the cdhA gene encoding CO dehydrogenase/acetyl-CoA synthase complex subunit alpha has product MIMGNRTDSDIKKLLFPLIKMKNANISMTIKVGEDEDEDWEPMGPTPMPKIPTLRHWDFKLLERYPPFYMPICDMCCLCTFGKCDLSKGKKGACGLNIKAQQARIVLIACCIGASCHAGHSRHLVHHLIEVLGRDYPINLGNEIEVEAPIARTVTGIRPRTLADLERILDYCEEQITHLLSAAHTGQEGSYLDFESKALHAGMIDDLAREAGDIAQIVAYNMPKGDEDAPLIDLGFGCIDKSKPVILCIGHNVVPGSYILEYLEENGIEDDVEICGICCTAIDITRVSEKPKVVGPLSRQLMFVRSGVADVVIVDEQCIRTDILEEVLKTGAVLIATNEKMCLGLEDVSHMSEDEIIGYLLRKRACLILDEEKVGKVAVEIAKIIAKERKDRKTLPDLSEIVELAKQCSECGWCNRNCPNTFKVKEAMILAKKGNFDGFIDLYRRCYGCGRCEEICQRNLPIVSMTTKVGEAYYKDLKFKMRAGRGPIKDVEIRSVGAPIVFGDIPGVVALVGCSNHPNGEEEVAMIAKEFLERKYIVVATGCAAMAIGMWKDKDGKTLYEKYPGEFKAGGLVNCGSCLSNCHITGAAIKIANIFAKVPLRGNYAEVADYILNKVGAVGVAWGAMSQKAAAIATGVNRWGIPVILGPHGAKYRRLYIGNGEKFTVKDKRTESLMEIEPVPEHLIITAENMKECICMIPKLCMRPNDTPKGRANKIYHYVDVYEKYFGRMPPDLEKFVRTEKDIPFMIKDKVMSYLEEKGWKPFDKYPQDPTVLY; this is encoded by the coding sequence ATGATCATGGGAAACAGAACAGATTCAGACATAAAAAAGCTATTATTTCCACTAATAAAAATGAAAAACGCCAACATATCAATGACCATAAAAGTTGGAGAAGATGAAGACGAGGACTGGGAGCCGATGGGTCCCACTCCAATGCCGAAAATTCCGACACTAAGACATTGGGATTTTAAACTCTTAGAAAGATACCCTCCATTCTACATGCCGATCTGTGATATGTGCTGTCTCTGCACCTTTGGAAAATGTGATCTAAGTAAAGGAAAAAAGGGGGCTTGTGGTCTAAACATCAAAGCCCAACAGGCAAGAATTGTCTTAATTGCCTGCTGTATAGGGGCATCTTGCCACGCAGGACATAGTAGACACTTAGTTCATCACTTAATCGAGGTCTTAGGAAGGGATTATCCAATAAACTTAGGTAATGAGATAGAAGTTGAAGCACCAATAGCGAGAACAGTTACTGGAATAAGACCCAGAACTCTTGCAGATTTAGAGAGAATCTTAGATTATTGTGAAGAACAGATAACTCATCTGTTATCTGCTGCACACACAGGACAGGAAGGAAGCTATTTGGATTTTGAAAGTAAGGCATTACACGCAGGAATGATCGATGATTTAGCAAGAGAAGCAGGAGATATTGCTCAAATAGTCGCTTACAACATGCCAAAAGGAGATGAAGATGCCCCATTAATTGACTTAGGATTTGGTTGCATTGACAAAAGTAAGCCCGTTATTCTGTGTATAGGCCACAATGTAGTTCCTGGAAGCTATATATTAGAATACTTAGAAGAAAATGGCATAGAAGATGATGTTGAAATATGTGGAATATGTTGCACGGCAATAGATATAACGCGTGTTTCTGAAAAACCGAAAGTTGTTGGGCCATTATCAAGACAACTGATGTTTGTTAGGAGCGGAGTCGCAGATGTGGTTATTGTAGATGAGCAGTGTATAAGAACTGATATTTTAGAAGAGGTTTTAAAAACAGGAGCTGTCTTAATAGCAACAAACGAAAAAATGTGTCTCGGACTTGAAGATGTTTCCCACATGAGCGAAGATGAAATTATTGGCTATTTATTGAGAAAAAGAGCTTGCCTAATTTTAGATGAAGAAAAGGTTGGAAAAGTTGCAGTTGAAATTGCAAAGATAATTGCAAAAGAACGAAAAGATAGAAAAACACTTCCAGATCTAAGTGAAATTGTAGAGTTAGCAAAACAGTGTTCCGAATGCGGATGGTGTAATAGAAACTGTCCAAATACCTTTAAAGTTAAAGAAGCAATGATCTTGGCTAAAAAAGGAAACTTTGATGGATTTATAGATCTTTATAGAAGATGTTATGGTTGTGGACGATGTGAAGAGATCTGCCAAAGAAACCTTCCGATAGTTAGCATGACCACAAAAGTTGGGGAGGCATACTACAAAGATTTAAAATTTAAGATGAGGGCAGGTAGAGGACCAATAAAAGACGTTGAAATTAGAAGCGTTGGGGCTCCAATCGTTTTCGGAGATATTCCGGGAGTTGTTGCTTTGGTTGGGTGTTCAAACCATCCAAACGGAGAAGAAGAAGTCGCAATGATTGCAAAAGAGTTTTTAGAGAGAAAATACATTGTTGTAGCAACCGGCTGTGCAGCAATGGCAATAGGGATGTGGAAAGATAAAGACGGAAAAACGCTGTATGAAAAATATCCAGGAGAGTTTAAAGCAGGAGGACTTGTAAATTGTGGTTCCTGTCTCTCAAACTGCCATATCACAGGGGCTGCAATAAAAATTGCCAACATCTTTGCAAAAGTTCCACTGAGAGGCAACTATGCAGAAGTCGCCGACTACATATTAAACAAAGTTGGAGCTGTGGGAGTTGCCTGGGGTGCGATGAGTCAAAAGGCAGCTGCTATTGCAACAGGAGTTAACAGATGGGGAATTCCGGTAATTTTAGGACCTCACGGTGCAAAGTATAGACGATTGTATATAGGCAATGGAGAAAAGTTTACAGTTAAAGATAAGAGAACCGAAAGCTTGATGGAAATAGAGCCAGTTCCAGAACATCTAATAATCACTGCCGAAAATATGAAGGAATGTATTTGTATGATTCCAAAACTGTGTATGAGGCCAAATGATACTCCAAAAGGAAGAGCAAACAAGATCTATCACTATGTAGATGTATATGAAAAATACTTTGGAAGAATGCCTCCTGACTTAGAAAAATTTGTCAGAACTGAAAAAGACATTCCATTCATGATAAAAGACAAAGTAATGTCCTATTTAGAAGAAAAGGGTTGGAAACCATTTGATAAATACCCTCAAGATCCAACTGTGCTCTATTAA
- a CDS encoding AAA family ATPase, with protein sequence MKKIEKIRWELNSYFLERREEVDVALTSILANEHVVFLGNPGVAKSQLIRAVASHVNADYFEKLITRFTTEDELFGPLSIKELKDNDRFVRKTSGYLPTAEIAFLDEVFKANSSILNALLSIINERLYHNGDRIEKVPLISLFGASNELPEENELLAFYDRFLFRKTIKGIKNYENLKKLVKLDENYKPKTKISVKDVLKMQEKAKKVEIDGIIDYLIDIKKKLSQNHIYISDRRFKKSVKAVKCFAYLNGKKEAEVEDLDILRHVYWEDIEDILIVSKVVFDITNKYADQVLEKAEIIKNLKNELKYIDINKIGECKKDYNKLIEILCKMARIRLELKKIKNEAKLKKRKTDFIDEIIKETDEFNNYIEGILNEM encoded by the coding sequence ATGAAAAAGATTGAAAAAATTAGATGGGAGTTGAATTCTTATTTTTTGGAGAGGAGGGAGGAGGTTGATGTTGCTTTGACTTCGATTTTGGCTAATGAGCATGTTGTGTTTTTGGGAAATCCGGGGGTTGCTAAATCTCAGTTGATTAGGGCGGTTGCTTCTCATGTTAATGCTGATTATTTTGAGAAGCTTATAACAAGATTTACTACAGAGGATGAGTTGTTTGGGCCTTTAAGCATTAAGGAGTTGAAGGATAATGATAGGTTTGTTAGAAAAACCTCTGGATATTTGCCAACTGCTGAGATTGCCTTTTTGGATGAGGTTTTTAAGGCAAACAGTTCAATATTAAATGCTTTATTATCAATAATTAACGAGCGACTTTATCACAATGGAGACAGGATTGAAAAAGTTCCATTAATAAGCTTATTTGGAGCATCAAACGAACTCCCAGAAGAAAACGAATTACTCGCCTTCTACGACAGATTCCTATTCAGAAAAACAATAAAAGGAATAAAAAACTACGAAAATTTAAAAAAACTTGTTAAACTGGACGAAAACTACAAACCTAAAACAAAAATTTCAGTAAAAGATGTTCTAAAAATGCAAGAAAAAGCTAAAAAAGTTGAGATAGATGGAATAATCGATTATCTAATTGATATAAAGAAGAAACTATCACAAAATCACATTTACATTTCAGATCGAAGATTTAAAAAGTCAGTTAAAGCAGTTAAATGCTTTGCCTACCTAAATGGTAAAAAAGAGGCAGAAGTTGAGGACTTAGATATTTTAAGACATGTATATTGGGAGGATATTGAAGATATATTGATCGTTTCAAAAGTTGTATTTGATATAACCAATAAATATGCAGATCAGGTATTAGAAAAGGCAGAAATAATAAAAAATTTAAAAAATGAGCTTAAATACATTGATATAAATAAAATTGGAGAATGTAAAAAGGATTATAACAAATTAATTGAAATTTTGTGTAAGATGGCACGTATAAGATTAGAATTAAAAAAGATAAAAAATGAGGCAAAATTAAAGAAAAGGAAAACTGACTTTATAGATGAGATCATAAAAGAAACAGACGAGTTTAATAATTATATTGAAGGGATCTTAAATGAAATGTAA
- the leuD gene encoding Isopropylmalate/citramalate isomerase small subunit, translating to MIRGRVWKFGDNVDTDAILPARYLVYTKPEELAQFVMTGADPEFPKKVKRGDIIVGGKNFGCGSSREHAPLGLKGAGISCVIAESFARIFYRNSINVGLPLIECKDITKKVNEGDELEVNLETGEIKNLTTGEVFKGQKLPSFMMEILEAGGLMPYLKKKMAKC from the coding sequence ATGATAAGAGGAAGGGTCTGGAAATTTGGAGATAACGTAGATACTGATGCCATACTACCCGCAAGATACCTTGTTTACACAAAACCTGAAGAACTGGCACAGTTTGTTATGACAGGAGCAGATCCCGAGTTTCCAAAAAAAGTTAAAAGAGGAGATATAATCGTTGGAGGAAAAAACTTCGGTTGTGGTTCAAGTAGAGAACATGCTCCGTTAGGTTTAAAAGGAGCAGGAATCAGTTGTGTAATCGCTGAGAGTTTTGCAAGAATCTTTTACAGAAACTCTATAAATGTCGGTTTGCCATTAATAGAGTGTAAAGATATTACTAAAAAAGTTAACGAAGGGGATGAATTAGAAGTTAACTTAGAAACAGGAGAGATAAAAAACCTAACAACAGGAGAGGTTTTTAAAGGGCAAAAATTACCAAGTTTCATGATGGAAATATTAGAAGCAGGAGGATTAATGCCTTATCTCAAAAAGAAAATGGCAAAATGTTAA
- the cdhC gene encoding CO dehydrogenase/CO-methylating acetyl-CoA synthase complex subunit beta, producing MFEEIPVSVGPMNEGERIRGPDMYVELAGPKSYGFELVRVVDNADDEVKIIGKDIDEMEEGSRNPFAVIVRVSGENLEEDLEGVLERRVHEFFNYIEGVMHLNQRDQVWIRISKDAYQKGLRLKHIGEVIKQLFKAEFPFIEKCDILLITDPDKVKEELEKAREIYNKRDERTKSLHEEDVDVFYGCIMCQSFAPTHVCVITPDRPALCGGINYLDARAAAKIDPNGPIFEIKKGECLDEKLGVYSGVNEVVREKSQGSVEEVTLHSALEKPCTSCGCFEAIVFYIPEVDGFGIAHRGFKGETPMGIPFSTLAGQCSGGKQVPGFVGISISYMKSPKFLQGDGGWERIVWLPKELKERVKDAIPEGLFDKIATEEEVKTTDELIKFLKEKGHPCAERIGAETEEVVEEIEEEVEEEKEDVGDIAVPTMTLPGTFAGLPPGIKIVLYNAVIKAEKIVITKEEPKKKK from the coding sequence ATGTTTGAAGAGATTCCTGTTTCTGTTGGGCCGATGAATGAGGGTGAGAGGATTAGGGGGCCTGATATGTATGTTGAGTTAGCGGGTCCGAAGAGTTATGGGTTTGAGTTGGTTAGGGTTGTTGATAATGCTGATGATGAGGTTAAGATTATTGGGAAGGATATTGATGAGATGGAGGAGGGTAGTAGAAATCCGTTTGCAGTTATTGTGAGAGTTAGTGGAGAGAACTTGGAAGAGGACTTAGAGGGTGTTTTAGAAAGGAGAGTTCATGAATTCTTCAACTACATCGAAGGAGTAATGCACCTAAACCAAAGAGACCAGGTCTGGATCAGAATAAGCAAAGACGCATACCAAAAAGGACTACGACTAAAACACATAGGAGAAGTAATAAAACAACTATTCAAAGCAGAGTTTCCATTTATAGAGAAGTGTGATATTTTATTGATAACAGATCCAGATAAAGTTAAAGAAGAACTGGAAAAAGCGAGAGAAATATATAATAAAAGAGACGAAAGGACGAAATCTTTACATGAAGAGGATGTTGATGTTTTCTATGGATGTATCATGTGTCAGAGTTTCGCTCCAACCCACGTATGCGTTATAACCCCAGATAGGCCCGCTTTATGTGGTGGGATTAACTATTTAGATGCGAGGGCTGCTGCTAAAATAGATCCTAATGGGCCAATATTTGAGATTAAGAAGGGAGAGTGTTTGGATGAAAAATTGGGGGTATATAGTGGAGTTAATGAGGTTGTTAGAGAAAAATCACAGGGAAGTGTTGAAGAAGTAACACTTCACAGTGCATTGGAAAAGCCATGCACGTCTTGTGGTTGTTTCGAGGCAATTGTCTTTTACATTCCAGAAGTTGATGGATTTGGAATAGCACACAGGGGTTTTAAAGGAGAAACACCAATGGGAATTCCATTTTCTACATTGGCAGGGCAGTGTAGTGGTGGTAAGCAGGTTCCTGGGTTTGTTGGTATTTCTATTTCTTATATGAAGTCGCCTAAGTTTTTGCAGGGTGATGGTGGTTGGGAGAGGATTGTTTGGTTGCCAAAGGAGTTGAAGGAGAGGGTTAAGGATGCGATTCCTGAGGGGTTGTTTGATAAGATTGCAACTGAGGAGGAGGTTAAAACCACCGATGAATTAATAAAATTCCTAAAAGAAAAAGGACATCCTTGTGCTGAAAGAATAGGTGCTGAAACTGAGGAGGTTGTTGAAGAGATAGAGGAGGAAGTTGAGGAAGAAAAAGAGGATGTTGGAGATATTGCAGTTCCAACTATGACTCTTCCGGGAACCTTTGCTGGTTTACCTCCAGGGATAAAAATAGTACTCTATAATGCAGTTATTAAGGCGGAGAAAATTGTAATAACGAAAGAAGAACCAAAAAAGAAAAAGTAA
- a CDS encoding 16S rRNA (pseudouridine(914)-N(1))-methyltransferase Nep1, which yields MYNIVLANSALELIPNEIKNKIRRAKIYKYDILDSNYHYKAMKNLKDREMRGRPDIVHISLLNILDSPINHEKKLNIYVHTYDDKVLTIDPNTRLPRNYFRFLGVIEKVLKGERNPLIKMEEKTLEDLLNDINAKNIALMSKTGQLVKPSHLKNFDTFLIGGFPYGSLVVNEDKITGELKDISIYDKGLMAWTVCGIVCYALSF from the coding sequence ATGTATAATATTGTATTGGCCAATTCAGCTCTTGAATTAATCCCTAATGAGATAAAAAATAAAATAAGGAGGGCTAAAATTTATAAGTATGATATTTTGGACTCTAATTATCACTACAAGGCAATGAAAAATTTAAAGGATAGAGAGATGAGGGGAAGGCCAGATATTGTCCATATTTCCCTCCTTAATATTTTAGATAGTCCAATAAATCATGAAAAAAAGCTAAATATCTATGTCCATACGTATGATGATAAGGTTTTAACGATAGATCCAAATACGCGATTGCCGAGGAATTATTTTAGATTTTTAGGGGTTATAGAGAAGGTTTTAAAAGGTGAAAGAAATCCGTTGATAAAAATGGAAGAAAAAACTTTGGAGGATCTGTTAAATGATATAAATGCTAAAAATATTGCTTTAATGTCTAAAACTGGGCAGTTAGTTAAACCTTCTCATTTAAAAAATTTTGATACGTTTCTTATTGGTGGTTTTCCATACGGAAGTTTGGTTGTTAATGAGGATAAGATAACTGGAGAGTTAAAAGATATATCTATATAT
- the mcrB gene encoding coenzyme-B sulfoethylthiotransferase subunit beta, whose amino-acid sequence MLHYEDKIDLYDERGKVLEENVPLEAISPLKNPTIERIVNDIKRSVAINLSGIENALRTGAIGGKACFCPGRELDLPIVDNAEFIAEKIKKIVQIEDEDDTVVKLINGGKQILLQLPSKRLRVSADYTVSALIGGGATIQAIVDTFNIDMFDAPAVKTAVMGRYPQTVDFHGANIATLLGPPVLLEGLGYGLRNIMANHIVAVTRKKTLNAVALASILEQTAMFETGDALGAFERLHLLGLAYQGLNANNLTFELVKENGKNGTVGTVVASTVERALEDGVIKPVKTLPSGFTIYEPVDWALWNAYAAAGLVAAVIVNVGAARAAQGVASTVLYYNDILEYETGLPSVDFGRAEGTAVGFSFFSHSIYGGGGPGTFHGNHVVTRHSKGFAIPCAAAAMCLDAGTQMFSVERTSALVGAVYSAIDHLREPLKHVSEGVKKINY is encoded by the coding sequence ATGCTACATTATGAAGATAAAATAGATCTATATGATGAAAGAGGGAAAGTGTTAGAGGAAAACGTTCCATTAGAGGCAATAAGCCCCCTAAAAAACCCAACGATTGAGAGGATAGTTAACGATATTAAGAGAAGCGTTGCCATAAATTTGTCAGGAATAGAAAATGCGCTAAGAACAGGAGCCATTGGAGGAAAGGCATGCTTTTGCCCGGGAAGAGAGTTGGACTTACCAATCGTAGATAACGCAGAATTTATTGCTGAAAAAATCAAAAAAATCGTTCAAATAGAGGATGAAGATGATACTGTTGTTAAATTGATCAACGGAGGAAAGCAAATACTCCTACAACTGCCTTCAAAGAGATTGAGGGTTTCTGCCGATTACACCGTTTCAGCGCTAATTGGAGGAGGAGCTACAATTCAAGCAATTGTAGATACTTTCAATATTGACATGTTTGATGCCCCAGCTGTAAAAACCGCAGTTATGGGGAGGTATCCCCAAACAGTTGATTTTCACGGGGCAAATATTGCCACCCTACTTGGACCTCCGGTATTATTGGAAGGTCTTGGTTATGGACTGAGAAATATTATGGCAAACCATATTGTAGCAGTTACGAGGAAAAAAACACTAAATGCAGTTGCGTTAGCATCAATATTAGAACAAACAGCAATGTTTGAAACAGGAGATGCGTTAGGCGCTTTTGAAAGATTACATCTATTGGGCTTAGCATACCAAGGACTAAACGCCAACAATCTAACATTCGAACTTGTAAAAGAGAATGGTAAAAACGGAACTGTTGGAACTGTTGTTGCTTCAACAGTTGAGAGAGCATTAGAAGATGGAGTAATAAAACCAGTAAAAACGTTGCCTTCTGGATTTACCATATATGAGCCCGTTGATTGGGCTTTATGGAATGCTTATGCAGCTGCTGGTTTAGTCGCAGCAGTTATCGTTAACGTAGGAGCAGCAAGAGCAGCCCAAGGTGTTGCATCAACAGTTCTATATTATAACGATATCTTAGAATATGAAACTGGTTTACCAAGCGTTGATTTTGGTAGAGCAGAGGGAACAGCCGTCGGTTTTTCATTTTTCTCCCACTCAATCTATGGAGGAGGAGGGCCTGGAACATTCCATGGAAATCACGTTGTTACACGACATTCAAAAGGATTTGCCATACCCTGTGCAGCTGCTGCTATGTGTTTAGATGCAGGAACCCAAATGTTTTCAGTTGAAAGAACATCAGCATTAGTTGGAGCAGTTTATAGTGCCATCGATCACCTTAGAGAGCCATTAAAACACGTATCTGAAGGAGTTAAAAAAATCAACTATTAG
- a CDS encoding CopG family ribbon-helix-helix protein, with amino-acid sequence MERISLTIEKNLLKEVDEIVDLEKISRSELIRRALEYYIKKYDWLSRIESKMGEITIICNPKSVKNIVQLESEYKHIIIVSLEIPFEGKIIKKIAIKGQRDKIIEFTNKLKGLSNVEFAQLLTISVK; translated from the coding sequence ATGGAGCGTATTTCTTTAACTATTGAAAAAAATCTCTTAAAAGAAGTTGATGAAATAGTAGATCTTGAGAAAATATCAAGATCTGAGCTTATTAGAAGAGCGTTAGAGTATTATATAAAAAAATACGATTGGCTTAGCAGGATTGAGTCCAAAATGGGAGAAATAACAATAATTTGCAATCCAAAATCAGTTAAAAATATAGTTCAATTAGAAAGCGAATATAAACATATAATTATCGTCTCCCTTGAAATTCCTTTTGAAGGAAAAATAATCAAAAAGATTGCAATTAAAGGACAGAGAGACAAAATAATCGAATTTACAAATAAATTAAAAGGCCTTAGTAATGTAGAATTTGCTCAGTTATTAACAATAAGTGTAAAGTGA
- a CDS encoding 4Fe-4S dicluster domain-containing protein, with the protein MNPKIVVLNPEKCSKCYDCINICKKIHGESRIRKVDGIPIFCMQCENAPCKEICPVDAIYLKDGIPIVSKEKCIACGMCALACPIGAIFIKNKTAHKCTLCLDADRITPACIEVCKDRALLLVSEETLDMMKEEKRKKILKILREEAKETPIIK; encoded by the coding sequence ATGAATCCAAAAATAGTGGTTTTAAATCCAGAAAAGTGTAGTAAATGCTACGATTGTATAAACATCTGCAAAAAGATTCATGGAGAAAGTAGAATTAGAAAAGTAGATGGCATTCCGATATTTTGTATGCAATGCGAAAACGCCCCATGTAAAGAAATCTGCCCCGTAGATGCAATTTATCTAAAAGATGGGATTCCAATAGTAAGTAAAGAAAAATGTATTGCCTGTGGAATGTGTGCTTTGGCATGTCCAATTGGTGCAATCTTTATAAAAAATAAAACAGCCCACAAATGCACTCTTTGTTTAGACGCTGATAGAATAACACCTGCATGTATTGAGGTCTGCAAAGATAGGGCATTATTGCTCGTATCAGAAGAAACCCTCGATATGATGAAAGAAGAAAAACGAAAGAAAATTTTAAAAATATTGAGAGAAGAAGCAAAAGAAACACCAATAATAAAGTAA